In Candidatus Promineifilum breve, one genomic interval encodes:
- a CDS encoding CBS domain-containing protein, whose protein sequence is MTLRSELEAEQVRHLDLKSYCLVESGASVRETLNRMRAEGGASALITQGGSLIGIFTERDVMRRVAAAPETLDGPVDAVMTPKPITVLPDTAAADALWLMDDHHFRNLPVIDRQGQILGDMTYASIINYLAARYPVEVLNQPPRPEQYPSKPEGGD, encoded by the coding sequence ATGACCTTACGATCCGAACTGGAAGCCGAGCAAGTGCGGCATCTGGACTTAAAAAGTTACTGTCTGGTCGAAAGCGGGGCCAGCGTGCGCGAGACGCTGAACCGGATGCGGGCCGAGGGGGGCGCGTCGGCGCTCATCACCCAGGGCGGCAGCCTGATCGGCATCTTCACCGAGCGCGACGTGATGCGCCGCGTGGCCGCCGCGCCGGAGACACTCGACGGCCCGGTCGACGCGGTGATGACGCCCAAGCCCATCACCGTCCTGCCCGACACGGCCGCCGCCGACGCGCTGTGGCTCATGGACGACCATCACTTTCGCAACCTACCCGTCATCGACCGCCAGGGCCAAATCCTGGGCGACATGACCTACGCCTCCATCATCAACTACCTGGCCGCCCGCTATCCGGTGGAAGTGCTCAACCAGCCGCCCCGGCCGGAGCAGTATCCGAGCAAGCCGGAGGGTGGGGATTAG